CGGAGTGTGGCCGGACACTACGTGGTGTGAGAGAAGACCACACGGCTGAGCGGCATGAACAGCGATTCGTGGCGCTGTGGACCGAGCACGGACCACGGGTGATGGCGTACGCGTTGCGACATGTTGACTCCGATTCGGCGCAGGATGTGGTGTCGGAGACGTTCCTGGTGGCATGGCGGAAGCTCGCCAGCGTCCCGGACGAACCCTTGCCGTGGTTGCTCGTGGTCGCCCGCAACACCATCTCCAACCTGCGTCGGTCAGGACGTCGGCAGGCGCGGGTGGCCGTCGAACTAGAACGGTTGCGGCAGGTCGCGGAGCCGGCGGCCGCCGCCGACGTTCTCGCCACGGAGCGCGCAACCGTACTGACCCAGTTGGCGGCGCTGACCCCCAAGGAGCGGGAGGCGCTACTGCTGATCACCTGGGACGGCTTGACCCCGGAGCAGGCGGCGCGAGTGGCGGGCTGCTCACTCCCGGCGTTCCACGTGCGTCTGTTCAGGGCGCGGCGGCGACTGTGCGTTGATGGCGAGCCGGATGCGCCGCCCCACGCCGACGCCGCCCAACGTCCACTGCCACTCGCAGGAGGCACCAGTTGACCACGGACCGTGACACGATGATCATCGTTGAGAAACTCAGGCCGGCTACCACGATCGATGCCCATTGGCCTGCCTCGGCGAGGAAAGCGGCGCTGGAACGTCTGTTGATCGCCACCGCCGCCGAACCGCCGGAGGCACCTCAACGGTCGCGCAGGCGACGAGTCGTGCTCACTGCCGCGTTGACCGCCGGGCTTGTCGTGTCGGGTGCGAGCGTCGCCGCCGCCGGAGGACTGCTGCCTGAGTCGTTCACCAAGCCGTTGTCGTTCTGGGCTACCGAAACCGGCGGCGTGGTGGACGTCCAGACAGCACGACGAGTTGCCCAGGCACCGGGTCCCGACGGCACTGTACTGACCATCTGGTCAGCCAAGAGCCAGGGCGGCACCACCTGCATCGCTCCGATGTTCGAGCCACCCGGTGACCTCGACCGGCCAGCCCCGACAAGTTTCACGCTTGCCGGGGGGCAGTGTGCTGACGGCGACCAAGGCAAGGAGTCCTTCAGCAGCATAGGCGGCTCGGCGGACGGCCAGGGAATACACACGATGTGGACGGCCGCCGGGAATGCGGTACGGGCGGAACTGCGACTGCCCGACGGCACTGTACGGTCAGCCGTCCGCGCCGAAGAGTTGTTCTTCTTCTGGTATCTCGCCAACGAGAGCGTCGACCCGCCGGTCTTGGTCGGGTACAGCGCTGCCGGAGTGGTGATGGCGGAACGGTCGCTGCCCAACCTGAAGACGCTCGGGCGCCCCAGCGCCGGCGGTTGAGCCTCAACGACGCGCACCAACCCGGGCTTCCCAGTAACGCCATCATCTCCGAATCGGTCACGCAGCATTCATGGCCTTCGTAACGGAGTTATCTCCCGTCAACACGTCACCCAACACGGTGAACGTTATGGCCTCGTCGACCCGATGTCCTGATCTGCCGCGGACAGCGCGTTCGCGATGGTTGTGCTCGTTCGCTGGCCACCATCCGGATCTGCCGCGTTCCGCTTGCCCGTACGGCAGGTCGTTCTGCTGCGCCCCGGCCTCGGCACTCAAGCCGGCCGCGGACGTCTGGTCACCGTGCGCTTGGACGCCAAGGTCAAGACCGCGATCTCCTCGATCCCGAAAAGGCCTGGACGACGTTGGAGTACACCGACGCCGTCTACGACGAACAGACCGACCGTTTCTCCCGCTCGATGTCACATCCGCGGCCCGGCCGGTGTCTCCATGGCGTGACGACCTACCAACCCGCCGGCAAAGCCGCCGACACAGGAGGAGACATGGAGCACACGACCCGCATCCCCCCGGCCGAGATCACCGGCGTCAAGGGAGCGCTGATCAAGCGGATGATCGAGAAGAAACTGGGCAAGGTGCCGACGGCGGTGGGCGTCTACTGGCACAACCCCAAAGTGCTGTTCGCCAGCTTCGGCCTCGGCGGCAAGCTGCAGAAGTGGGACGCCTGCGACGAGAACCTGAAGTCGTTCGCCCACATGTCGGAAGACGGGGCCGCGGGGTGTGAAGGGTAGCCGGGCGGCTTCCGGGATGAGGAAGGCGTGTTCGCGGCGGATGCGTACGACGTCGCAGTGTCCGTCGGTGATGAGCAGGATCGGTGCGGCGGTGGGGAAGTCGGGGGCGGTTTCCAGCAGGTGTATGCCGGGTTGAAGCACGGTGCCGCCGCGCCCGCGGACCCGTACCCGGCCGGCGATCTGTTCCACCGGCAGGTATCCGGCGTCGTAGGGGTGTGCGTCGCAGAAGACCACGCGGGCGGCGGGCACGTCACGGGCGATGGCGTACGAGGCGATGACGCCGAGTGCCTTGCCGAGCAGTTCGTGGTTCATGGATCCGGAGGTGTCCAGCACGACCGCACCGCAGCGCCTCGGCGGCCAGTGGCCCGAACCGGTGCGACAGCAGACCGATGGTCTGGATCAGCGGGATGTCGTCCTCCTGCCAATCGGTGGCGAGCAGCGCCAACCCGACAGTGGCCGCGCATCGATCAGTGCGGTGCCGCACCAGCCACCGCCCGGTCTGCCGCACCCGCTGCCGGTCCGCACGCAGCGCCGCTGCAGCGATGTGCTCGTTGTGATGGATCGGGACGTCGACATCATGGAACGCGCCAACGAGTTCGCTCGGCGCCGCATCGGCCTTGCCGAAGTGCACGTCGAGGATGGCGGCCACGTCGGAACCCTCGAGCCGCTGATCTTTCCGGGTCCGCGGTCGCTGCCGCCGACGGTGGAGTTCGTCGGGCGGGGTTGGTAGGGGATCTTGTCGCGGAGCATGACGTAGAGGACGTCGCAGCAGCGCCACCGTCGGTCGTCCCGGCGAAGGAATTCTGACCCCGATACTCCCGAACCCGCTTCTGCCCTAGCCCGTACGCCATCGCTCCACTTCTCCGACAAGGTGTTGCGACGATCGGTTGAATCCGTCCAGTTCCGGTCCCGGAAGTTCGTCCACCGTCGTACGGCCTGTTGCCGACACCGCCTCGGTCAGAGGTTCCGCCGATGCCGGCTGTCTCCGGCCGCCGGACACGAGCAGCGTCACCGTGCCGAGGCCCGCCACCCGACCCTGACCACGGGTGCCGTCGGGCGCGGGGCGGGCGGCGGGCGCACCACTGCGCTGCTCACCCGGTCTTGTGGCGACTGTCGTCATCTACGGACCTGGGGCACTTACGGCTGCTCCGCCCAGGGGGCTAGACCAGGGTGACCGCTTGCCCGAGCGGGTCCCGTGCTCATGGAGGGGATGGAACACCATGCAGACATCTCGCCCAAGCGCCGGCATCGCGGACGCCGAGGCGATCGCGGAGGCGGTCCTGTACGAGGGATATCTGCTCTACCCCTATCGGCGGTCGTCGGGCAAGAACCGTGTCCGCTGGCAGTTCGGGGTGCTCGTGCCCCCCGAGTGGGGGGGAGGCGCACGGTCTGCATGACAGCGGCGTCGCAGGCTCGGCCGAGTCGTCATGGCAGCAGACCGAATGCCTGCTGGAGGCGGACGACACGACGGCCGTCCGCATCACGTTGCGGTTCCTGCAGCTGCAACGCAGGGTGGTGCAGGAACGGACAGCCGACGGCGTCCACCGGGCGGTCGACAGCGTCGATGCCGGCGACCGCACGGAACTGAGCTTCGACGAGGCGGTGCCGCGAGGGTTCGACGTCGAGGCGTCGATCGCCGACCTGCGCCGCGGGCGCCGCTTCGACGTCCGGATACCGGGTGGCGAGGACGTCGAGCCGTTGGTCGGTGATCGGGGTGAGCCGGTCGGGCGGGTGGTGCGCCGCCGCTGGCCGTTGTCTGCGCGGGTCACCGTCTCCGCTGCCCGGTGCCGGACACCTTTCCGGTTGCTGAGACTCAGGATACGGGTCGAGAACACGGACCGGACGACCCCGGCGGACAGCCCTCGACACGACGTGTTGCGGTGCTGCCTGCTCGCCGCGCACACGCTGACCTCGGTCGATCGGGGGCGGTTCCTGTCGCTGCTCGATCCGCCCGAATGGGCGGCCCACGCGGCCCGCGACTGCCGCAACGTACACACCTTTCCGGTGCTTGCCGGCGAGCCGGGCAAATCCGACGTCCTTCTCTCGTCACCCGTCATCCTCTACGACCATCCCCAGATCGCACCGGAGAGCCCGGGCGACCTGCACGACGCGACCGAGATCGACGAGATCCTCTCGCTGCGTACGCTTACCCTCTCCGATGCCGAGAAGCGCGAGGTCCGGGCCACCGATCCCCGTGCCGCGGCCATGCTGGACCGCGTCGAGGGCATGCCGCCCGAGGTGTTCGAACGGCTGCACGGCGTCATTCGGGCCCTGGAGCCGGTCCGCCGGCCCGACGAAGCCACCGCCGACCTGGCGCTGCGGTGGTGGGAGCCCGGCGCCGACGCGGGGATCGTGCCGGAGACCGACAGCGTCCTCGTCGCGGGAACCCTGCTGTCCCAGGGCAGCCGGATCCGGCTGCGACCCCGCCGGCGCGGCACCGACGCGCACGACATGTTTCTCGCGGGCCGGACCGGTCGGGTGGAGCAGGTCCTGCTGGACGTCGACGGGTCGCGGTTTCTGGCGGTGACGGTGGACGACGACCCCGGCGGGGAGCTTCACCAGTGGTACGGGCGCCTGCGGCACTTCCGGCCGGACGAGGTCGAGCCGTTGACCGCGGAGGTGGAGGCGCGATGAGAAGCGACGGCGGCGGTCGGGTCCTGATCGCCGGCATCGGCAACATCTTCCTCGGCGACGACGCCTTCGGCGTCGAGGTCGTGCGGCGCCTTCGGGACGCTGTCCTACCTCCCGGGGTGGAGGTGTCCGATTACGGCATCCGGGGGATGCATCTGGCCTACGATTTGTTGGACGGGCGGCACGACGTACTGGTCATGGTGGACGCGTTGCCGCTGAACGAGCCGCCCGGGACGCTGGCCGTCCTCCAGGTAGATCTCGCCGACCCCGGTTGGCGGCTGCGACCGGTCGACGTGCTGGATTCGCCGGCCGCCGACGCGCACGGCATGGATCCCGAGTCGGTGCTGCGCCTGCTGTGCAGCCTGGGCGGCAGTGTCGAGCGTGTCCTGGTGGTGGGCTGCCAGCCCGCCGTTCTCGCCGAGCACATGGGGTTGTCGACGCCGGTCGCCGCGGTCGTCGACGAGGCGGTCCGGACGGTGGTCGGGATCGCACAGGAGGAAGCCGCGCGGCTCACCGCGGCGACGGAGCCGCCTGGGAGTTGCCAGCAGGCGGCAGCAGGGAGGGAGGTGACCACCGATGCATGAGACGGGTCTGTCCGAGGCGATCGTGGAGGCGGCGGTACGCAGAGCCGCCGGGCGCCGGGTCACCGGGCTGCGGGTGCGGATCGGTGGCCATGTCGTCGACCCCGAGGTCGTCACGCAGGGCATCCAGGTGGCCTCGGCTGGCACGGTGGTGGCCGACGCCGCCGTCGACCTGGTGCTCGAACCGATGACGGTGCGGTGCCACGACTGCGGTCGCGGCTCGCCGGTGCACGACCACCTCGCGATGGTCGCCTGCCCGGGATGCGGCAGCGTCGACATCGAGATCACCGGGAGCGACGACGTCGTCCTGGAGTCGATCACCGTGGACGCCGTCGGGGCCGGGGCGCTCTGATGGACGCCACAGAGCTGCTGCGGCACGACCACCGCGTGGTGGAACAGCTCTTCCGGGACTACCGGGCGGCGGCCTCTGACGCACAGCGACGCGGCGTCGTCGAGATCCTCATTCGCGAGCTGTCGAAGCACGCCGCGCTCGAGGAGGTGCTCTTCTACCCGTTCGCCGCGCGGGTGTTGGACGGCGGACGGGTCGACGAACACCTTGCCGGGCACGCGCCCATCAAGGAATTGCTGCTTCAACTGGATCGCTGCCAGATGGGTGATCCGGCGCAGGACGAGCTGATGGCGCGGCTGGCGTCGGCCGTCGCCCGGCATGTGCAGGACGACGAGAACGAGCTCATGCCGCAGCTGTGCGCCCGGACCGACGAGCAGGCCCTCCGCGAGCTGGGCCGGGAGATCGACCAGGGCAAACAGGCCGCCCCGACGCGGCCGCACCCGCACGCGCCGGACAAGCCGCCGGCGCTGGCCCTCGCGGCGCCGGTGGCGGCCATCTACGACCGGCTGCGGGATCGGATGCAAGGGAGGCCACGCACATGACGCAGAGCAGCCGCGACACCGCGGTGATCCCGCAGGAAAACGGGTTCGACGAGATCACCATCCTCTGGATCTCCGAGGGCATGAGTTGTGACGGAGACACCGTGTCGATGACGGCCTCCGGTCAGCCGGCGATCGAGGACATCGTGCTCGGGCTCGTTCCCGGTCTGCCGAAGGTCAACCTGCACAACAAGGTGTTGTCGCCGGCGGCCGGCGGCGAGGAGTTCCTGGCGCCGTACCGGAAGGCGGCCCGTGGGGAGATGACCGAGCCGTTCATCCTCGTGATCGAGGGCTCGATCCCGAACGAGAACATCAACGGCGACGGGTACTGGACGTCGTTCGGCAACGACGAGACCACCGGTGAGCCGCTGACCCTGAACTGGTGGATCGACCAGCTGGCGCCGAAGGCGTGGGCGGTCGTCGCGGCCGGCACATGCGCGACGTACGGCGGCATCCACGCCATGGCGGGCAACCCGACCGGCTGCATGGGCCTGGCCGACTATCTCGGGTGGGACTTCCGGTCGCAGGGCGGCCTGCCGATCGTCAACGTCCCGGGCTGCCCGATCCAGCCGGAGAACTTCATGGAGACCCTGACCTGGGTGCTCTACCACGCCGCCGGCTCGGCGCCGCCCCCGCCGCTGGACCACATGCTGCGGCCGCAGTGGCTGTTCGGCAAGACCGTGCACGAGGGCTGCGACCGGGCCGCGTACTACGAGCAGGCCGACTTCGCCAAGGACTACAACTCGCCCAAGTGCCAGGTGAAGATCGGCTGCTGGGGGCCGGTCATCAACTGCAACGTCCCGAAGCGGGGCTGGATGGGCGGTGTGGGTGGCTGTCCCAACGTCGGCGGCATCTGCATCGGCTGCACCATGCCGGGCTTCCCCGACAAGTTCATGCCGTTCATGGACATGCCTCCCGGTGGCAGCCTGTCCACGCTGCTCATCAAGCCGTACGGCGCGTTGATCCGCCGCTTGCGCGGCATCACCAACGCCACCGTCAACCGGGAACCGAAGTGGCACCACAACGGTCCGGAGCTCACCAGCGGCTACAACCCCCGCTGGCGTCCCTACGGTCCGGCGGATCCCCGTCGTCAGGCAGCAGAGGAGAGGAACCGACCGTGACAGCGACGAAGCCGAAGCCGGCCGCCGGCCAGAAACCCGGCGAACTGGTGGAGATGGCTTGGGATCCGATCACCCGGATCATCGGCAACCTCGGCGTCTACACCAAGATCGACTTCGCGAACCGGGTGGTCGCCGAATGCCACACCACGTCGTCGCTGTTCCGCGGCTACTCGGTGTTCATGAAGGGGAAGGACCCGCGGGATGCCGGCTTCATCACCAGCCGGATCTGCGGCATCTGCGGCGACAACCACACGACCTGCTCCGTGTACGCGCAGAACATGGCGTACGGCATCAAGACCCCGCCGCTGGCCGAGTGGATCATCAACCTCGGCGAGGCCGCCGAGTACATGTTCGACCACACCCTCTTTCAGGACAATCTCGTCTTCGTCGACTTCTGCGAGGCGATGGTCAAGCAGACCAACCCCAGCGTCCTCGCCCGCGCGGAAACCACCGCGGCACCGGGCCGGGACATCCACGGCTACCGGACGATCGCCGACATCATGCGGGCCTACAACCCGTTCGAGGGCGAGGTCTACAAGGAGGCGCTGAAGGTCAGCCGGACGACCCGGGAGATGTTCTGCCTCATGGAGGGCCGGCACGTCCACCCGTCGACGGTCTACCCCGGTGGCGTCGGCACCATGCCGCAGCCGTCGCTGTTCACCGACTACCTGAGCCGGCTGATCAGCATCCTGGACTTCGTCAAGAAGTCCGTCGCCCTGAACGACGACATCTTCGACTTCTGGTACGAGGCGCTGCCCGGCTACGAGGAGGTCGGCCGTCGCCGGGTCCTGCTCGGCTGCTGGGGCTCGTTCCAGAACCCCGACGTCGTCGACTACCGGTACGAGACCATGACGAACTGGGGGCGGGCCATGCACGTCACCCCCGGCATCGTCGTCGACGGCAAGCTGCTCACCACGGACCTGGTCGACATCAACCTCGGCATCCGGATCCTGCTCGGCAGCTCGTACTACAAGGACTGGGTCGGCCAGGAGGAGCCGTTCGTCAAGTACGACCCGCTCGGCAATCCGGTCGACATCCGCCACCCCTGGAACCAGACCACCCTTCCGGATCCGGGCAAACGCGACTTCAACGACCGGTACAGCTGGGTGATGAGCCCGCGCTGGTTCGACAAGAACAGCGGAGACCATCTCGCGCTGGACACCGGCGGCGGCTGCTTCGCCCGGCTGTACACCACCGCACTGGCGAAGATGGTCGACACCCCGTATGTCAAGTCGACCGGGCAGAGCGTGCTGATCTCGCTTCCGAAAAGCCAGCGACTGCCCGAGATGACGCTGGAGTGGAAGATCCCGCGCTGGTCGAACGCGCTGGAGCGGGACCGCTCGCGGGCCTACTTCATCGCTTACGCCGCCGCCATGTCGCTGTACTTCCTAGAGCGGGCGATGGAGCGGATGCGCTCCGGCGACATGCGGGTCTTCACCGAGTTCGACGTGCCGGACGAGGCCATCGGGTGCGGCTTCCACGAGGCCGTACGAGGCACCCTGTCGCACCACATCGTGATCAGGGACCGCAAGATCGCCAACTACCACCCGTATCCGCCGACGCCGTGGAACGGCAGTCCCCGCGACAGCTACGGCACCCCCGGACCGTACGAGGACGCGATCCAGAACATGCCGATCTTCGAGGAGAACGGCCCGGACAACTTCAAGGGCGTCGACATCATGCGGGCGGTGCGCAGCTTCGATCCCTGCCTGCCCTGCGGGGTGCACATGTACGTCGGGGGCGGCCGTACCCTCAAGAAGATCCACTCGCCGATGTTCGGCGCGTCGCATGGGTGAGCAGCCGGACCTCCAGCGGCTCGACGACCCGGTCGTCGAGCCGCGGCTGGCCCGCCTGGACACCGTGCTCGGCCAGCTCGAGCAGACCCCCGGCCGCACCGCCGAGCTGGCGCTGGAGGCCGTCGAGCTGCTGACCGAGGTGTACGGCGAGGCGCTGGCCCGGGTCACCGACCTCGTCGCCGGCAGCCCCCGCGCGCTCGACCGGCTCACCGGCGACGAGTTGCTGCGGCACCTGCTGCTGTTGCACCGCATCCATCCGGATCCGCTGGACCGGCGGGTGGCGCGGGCGGTCGACGACCTCCGGCCGCGGCTGCACGCGCAGGGTGCCGAGATCGCGCTGATCGGTGTCCAGGACGAGGTGGCCCGGATCAGCTTGTCCGCCAGGTCGTGCGGCGGTGGCGGCACGGCCCTGCGGGACCTGGTGCGGGAGCAGGTGCTGACGTTCGCGCCGGAGCTGTCCGCCGTCGACGTGGTGGCGCCCACGCCGGCTCCGGCGCTGATCCCGGTCGCCACCCTGTGGCAGCGGCCGGACCGGCCCGAGGCGGCGACGATGCGCGAGGCGGGGCGCGCCGTCGGGCCGCTGGCGTTGGGTGGCACGACATGACCGCGGGCGCGCTGCAGCGGGCGATCCGCCGCGCCGGGCAGCGCGCGGCCGCAATCGAGCGCTGCGGCATGTGCGCCGGACCGGTCGGCCCCGAGCACCGGCACCTGTGGGACGAGCAGGACAGGGAGTTGATGTGCGCCTGCACCCCGTGCTCCCTGCTGTTCGAACGCGAGGCGGCCGGCGGCGGCCGGTACCAGCTCCTCCCCGCCCAGGGCAGGCGGTTGACCGGTCTGTCCGCCGACGAGCTCGGTGTGCCCGTCGGCCTGGTGTTCTTCGTGAAGCAGCAGGACGGCCGGGTGCTCGGGCACTACCCGAGCCCGCTCGGCACGACCGAGTCGGAGATCGATGCCGACGCCTGGCGGGCCATCGAGGCACGCTCACCCGCGCTGGCCGAGCTGACGCCACGGGTCGAGGCGTTCCTGGTGTGGACCGGCACGCCGCGCGGCGGCGGCCAACAGTGGGTGGTGCCGATCGACGACTGCTTCCGGCTCGTGGCGCTCATCCGGCAGCACTGGACGGGCATGTCCGGGGGAAGCGCGGTGTGGCGGGAGATCGCGTGGTTCTTCGACGATCTCGGCCGACGGCATGGTCGGCCGTCCGGCAACGACTGATGGAGGGGGCGGTAATGGGCGAGATCCGAGTGGGCGATCCCGATGTCGAACTCGACGCGCCGGCGCACACCAAGGGCGTCGAGGAGGGCAACTCGCGGAGAAGGAAGCAGGCGGGCCATAACGATGACGGGACGGTGGATGCCCGCCGCTCAACCGGCATCCGGCCCAAGAAGCACGGCCCGGTCCTGCCGATCATGCCGAACCTGCCGCCGGGCTGAGCCGGCGCGGGTCCGAAGGAGGTGAGCTGTGCGAAAGCTGTTGGCGCTGGTGGCCGGCGTCGCCGTGGTGGGGATTTTCTGGAAGGAACTTCCCGCGCTGCGGCGCTACATCAAGATCGAAAAAATGTGACCGGGGAAGGATGAACGAGCCGATGTGCCTAGGGATCCCGGGCGAGATCGTCGAGATCAAAGCCGGCCACGACGACCTCGCCATGGT
The nucleotide sequence above comes from Micromonospora pallida. Encoded proteins:
- a CDS encoding hydrogenase maturation protease → MRSDGGGRVLIAGIGNIFLGDDAFGVEVVRRLRDAVLPPGVEVSDYGIRGMHLAYDLLDGRHDVLVMVDALPLNEPPGTLAVLQVDLADPGWRLRPVDVLDSPAADAHGMDPESVLRLLCSLGGSVERVLVVGCQPAVLAEHMGLSTPVAAVVDEAVRTVVGIAQEEAARLTAATEPPGSCQQAAAGREVTTDA
- a CDS encoding hydrogenase expression protein HypE gives rise to the protein MTQSSRDTAVIPQENGFDEITILWISEGMSCDGDTVSMTASGQPAIEDIVLGLVPGLPKVNLHNKVLSPAAGGEEFLAPYRKAARGEMTEPFILVIEGSIPNENINGDGYWTSFGNDETTGEPLTLNWWIDQLAPKAWAVVAAGTCATYGGIHAMAGNPTGCMGLADYLGWDFRSQGGLPIVNVPGCPIQPENFMETLTWVLYHAAGSAPPPPLDHMLRPQWLFGKTVHEGCDRAAYYEQADFAKDYNSPKCQVKIGCWGPVINCNVPKRGWMGGVGGCPNVGGICIGCTMPGFPDKFMPFMDMPPGGSLSTLLIKPYGALIRRLRGITNATVNREPKWHHNGPELTSGYNPRWRPYGPADPRRQAAEERNRP
- a CDS encoding NifU family protein, which produces MGEQPDLQRLDDPVVEPRLARLDTVLGQLEQTPGRTAELALEAVELLTEVYGEALARVTDLVAGSPRALDRLTGDELLRHLLLLHRIHPDPLDRRVARAVDDLRPRLHAQGAEIALIGVQDEVARISLSARSCGGGGTALRDLVREQVLTFAPELSAVDVVAPTPAPALIPVATLWQRPDRPEAATMREAGRAVGPLALGGTT
- a CDS encoding DUF6893 family small protein, translated to MRKLLALVAGVAVVGIFWKELPALRRYIKIEKM
- a CDS encoding hemerythrin domain-containing protein is translated as MDATELLRHDHRVVEQLFRDYRAAASDAQRRGVVEILIRELSKHAALEEVLFYPFAARVLDGGRVDEHLAGHAPIKELLLQLDRCQMGDPAQDELMARLASAVARHVQDDENELMPQLCARTDEQALRELGREIDQGKQAAPTRPHPHAPDKPPALALAAPVAAIYDRLRDRMQGRPRT
- a CDS encoding nickel-dependent hydrogenase large subunit, producing MTATKPKPAAGQKPGELVEMAWDPITRIIGNLGVYTKIDFANRVVAECHTTSSLFRGYSVFMKGKDPRDAGFITSRICGICGDNHTTCSVYAQNMAYGIKTPPLAEWIINLGEAAEYMFDHTLFQDNLVFVDFCEAMVKQTNPSVLARAETTAAPGRDIHGYRTIADIMRAYNPFEGEVYKEALKVSRTTREMFCLMEGRHVHPSTVYPGGVGTMPQPSLFTDYLSRLISILDFVKKSVALNDDIFDFWYEALPGYEEVGRRRVLLGCWGSFQNPDVVDYRYETMTNWGRAMHVTPGIVVDGKLLTTDLVDINLGIRILLGSSYYKDWVGQEEPFVKYDPLGNPVDIRHPWNQTTLPDPGKRDFNDRYSWVMSPRWFDKNSGDHLALDTGGGCFARLYTTALAKMVDTPYVKSTGQSVLISLPKSQRLPEMTLEWKIPRWSNALERDRSRAYFIAYAAAMSLYFLERAMERMRSGDMRVFTEFDVPDEAIGCGFHEAVRGTLSHHIVIRDRKIANYHPYPPTPWNGSPRDSYGTPGPYEDAIQNMPIFEENGPDNFKGVDIMRAVRSFDPCLPCGVHMYVGGGRTLKKIHSPMFGASHG
- a CDS encoding RNA polymerase sigma factor, with product MREDHTAERHEQRFVALWTEHGPRVMAYALRHVDSDSAQDVVSETFLVAWRKLASVPDEPLPWLLVVARNTISNLRRSGRRQARVAVELERLRQVAEPAAAADVLATERATVLTQLAALTPKEREALLLITWDGLTPEQAARVAGCSLPAFHVRLFRARRRLCVDGEPDAPPHADAAQRPLPLAGGTS
- a CDS encoding DUF5947 family protein translates to MTAGALQRAIRRAGQRAAAIERCGMCAGPVGPEHRHLWDEQDRELMCACTPCSLLFEREAAGGGRYQLLPAQGRRLTGLSADELGVPVGLVFFVKQQDGRVLGHYPSPLGTTESEIDADAWRAIEARSPALAELTPRVEAFLVWTGTPRGGGQQWVVPIDDCFRLVALIRQHWTGMSGGSAVWREIAWFFDDLGRRHGRPSGND
- a CDS encoding hydrogenase maturation nickel metallochaperone HypA; its protein translation is MHETGLSEAIVEAAVRRAAGRRVTGLRVRIGGHVVDPEVVTQGIQVASAGTVVADAAVDLVLEPMTVRCHDCGRGSPVHDHLAMVACPGCGSVDIEITGSDDVVLESITVDAVGAGAL